A portion of the Apteryx mantelli isolate bAptMan1 unplaced genomic scaffold, bAptMan1.hap1 HAP1_SCAFFOLD_40, whole genome shotgun sequence genome contains these proteins:
- the LOC136996500 gene encoding SUN domain-containing protein 3-like, with protein sequence MTGQDAQKLIDEALEKLEYNQVQMPDFARKASGATIVHSKTSASFRNTKGILYWAGLPLLHSMKSPEVLLEPANQPGNCWSFAGSQGHVFIKLPKAIFPRAVTLEHISVRVSPGENISSAPKDFAVYGMKAENEEQGLFLGEFTYMAAEHAFETFQLKNERSDSIQYVKLEVLSNWGHPEYTCVYRLRVHGDAVPTEEDSAWHSAGNNRVH encoded by the exons atgacaggacag gatgctcagaagttaatcgatgaagcactggagaagctggaatataaccaagtccagatgccggattttgcccgcaaagcatcag gggctaccatcgtgcattccaagacttctgcctccttccgcaataccaaaggaatactctactgggctgggctgccattgctgcactccatgaagtctcctgaggttctccttgag cctgcaaatcagccgggaaactgctggtctttcgccgggagtcagggtcatgtcttcatcaagctgcctaaagcaatctttccacgagctgttactctggaacatatttcagtgagagtgtcccctggagaaaacatctccagtgctccaaaggactttgctgtctat gggatgaaggcagaaaacgaggagcaggggctgtttctaggagagttcacgtacatggctgcagaacatgcctttgagactttccagctgaag aacgagcgctctgactccatacaatacgtgaagctggaggtgctgagcaactggggccacccggaatacacatgcgtgtatcgactgagggtccacggtgatgcggtacccaccgaagaggactctgcgtggcactctgctggaaacaacagagttcactga
- the LOC136996494 gene encoding olfactory receptor 12D1-like, producing the protein MDNQTEVRKFILLGLSNVQGLQKFLFMLFLLLYLSNLLGNMSIMIVVVREPRLHTPMYFFLCNLSCLDIFFSTVTVPKMLAGFLSGYQGISYTGCLSQLHFFHFMGSNEALLLAVMAYDRFVAICNPLRYTLIMSPWACLLLAVGTWTTGFLHALMHTVMTSRLHFCGPNHIQHYFCEIKPLVKLACNSSQLNLGLLSIITGSIVIGPFVFILLSYLYIFSFLRLKVQSKEGRRKSFSTCISHLTVVTLLYVPVIFNYVPPSSGNSPRRDMIATLIYNVVTPVLNPLIYTLRNVEVKHALKRRLFTRE; encoded by the coding sequence atggataaccagacagaggtgaggaagttcatcctccttggcctgagcaatgttcaagggctacagaaattcctcttcatgctgttcttactgctgtaCCTGTCTAACCTGCTGGGGAATATGTCAATCATGATTGTGGTGGTACGTGAACCCcggctacacacccccatgtactttttcctctgcaacctctcctgcctagatattttcttctccacagttaccgtgcccaagatgctggctgggtttCTCTCGGGGTACcagggcatttcttacactggctgcctaagccagctccacttcttcCACTTCATGGGAAGCAACGAAgctttgcttctggctgtcatggcctatgaccgctttgtggccatctgcaaccccctgcgctacaccctgatcatgagcccatgggcctgcctgctgctggctgtaggcacttggactactggcttccttcatgctctgatgcacacagtcatgacctcccggctccatttctgtggccccaaccacatccagCATTACTTCTGCGAAATTAAGCCCCTGGTGAAACTGGCCTGCAAtagcagccagctcaacctgGGTCTTCTCAGCATCATCACAGGGAGTATTGTGATAGGCCCCTTTGTCTTCATACTCTTATCTtacctatacattttttccttcctccgactgaaagtccagtccaaggagggaaggaggaaatccttctccacttgcatctcccatctcacagtagtgACCCTACtctatgtccctgttatttttaactatgtgccaccttcctCAGGGAATTCGCCCAGGCGGGACATGATAGCCACCCTTATATATAATGTTGTCACAccagtcctcaatcctttgatctacaccctgaggaatgtggaggtgaagcatgccctaaagagaagacttttcaccagagag